The DNA window aaataataaatgtgtgagCTCTCTTCTCCATTTCCTTTCTCCTataatccccccctccccctccctcctctgtgttcCCGCTGCCAGCCTGCCTGTCACGCGGCCTTAGCATGGGGAAACCTGTGGGCGGAGATTGTGACCTAATTTTGACCAATAGGAAGCGGAGAGAGCAAGCGAGTGACCTAGATTCAGCCAATCACGGCGCGGCAGAGTCGCCGGTAGGCAGCAGTCGGCGCGTGCCGGAGCCATGTGCTTCTTTGGTGTTTAGAGAGCGCGAGAGGTAGACGGGGACATTCAACGGCGGGAAAAACAGGACGAACCGTGGCTCTCCCGACCTGTTTTTATCGgattaaaaacatcttaaacactttaaattaagtgtttttgtaaaattaTTTACTGTTACGTTGATAGAGACTTAAAATACTACaaatataatcaaaataaacatttatttaaacggTTTAAAGGATAAAATCACACTTTAATGGCTGTGTCTCTGCCTGTTGCTGCAGTAGATGAGAAGTGTAACATTTAGACACAAAATGGAGGCGGTGGTGTGACTCTCCACCCACAGAGAAacacctggtgtgtgtgtgtgtgtgtgtgtgtgtgtgtgtgtgtgtgtgtgtgtgtgtgtgtgtgtgtgtgtgtgtgtgtgtgtgtgtgtgtgtgtgtgtgtgtgtgtgagctgctgcaGATCCTGTCACGTtgttgttataataaaacatttttacaaacacaagATGAACACAGAGAAACTGTGTGTCTCAGCGGTCATCTTtaaagctgctgttgttttggcCTCTCGGAGTTTAAAATGACAGcgtgagagaagaagaagacgagaggGGCGGGGTGCGTTCACGGTCCTCCAAGAGGCAGCAGCTCAGATCAGGGGGGGCGGGGCCACACGCTGCTGTCCGCTTATTGGATGAAAGAGATGGGAGGTGTTGTGGTGGTGTATGAAAATACATGTTGGGTTCAAGTGTCATCGGGAAAAACAATTACTCAACCATAATACTACTGTTTAATGCAGTAAATCACaattatttagatatttgatTAAACCAACATTGTGGGAAATTAAAATGGTACAACAGCTCGAGAGATAACAGTAATAATAGTTTGaacaatataaataattaaaggaagaaatttgaatttagtttattttatctgaaacatgatcaaaaatgagaacaaaataaaacttagTAGGTAAAATGTACAAACAATGAAAGACATCAAACAAAAAGAAGCTTTTAATCACTCATTACTTTAATTTACACGTTCAAAAAGGAGTAACTCCTGTCCATTAATCAAACTGACCAAAGAGACACATACAAAACCcatggatgtgtgtgagtgtgtgccttATTTGGATTTTAACCTGTTAAATATAATCAATATTTAAAGCTGTATTAGAAGTCAGACACACTCTCCGGCAGTGACGGGGTTAAAGCAGGTGAGTGACACGTTCAAAACAGCAAATATTGATTCCCACAGTGCTGGTCATTTGTTaactcttgtgtttgtgttgggttATGCAACAGCAGCTGCTTTTTACCTGTTGTGGGCTTTATATTCACGCTGCTGCTGATTGGGCAAGCCCTCAGACACACCCACCAATCAGGAGAAAACATACCTTAAAACCTGTTGCACGCTGGGAGGAAAAATGTGACTTTcttatatatatctatatatatatctacatatatatagatatatatatctatatatatatatatatatagatatatatataataataataatatagggTTTAAAACTTGAAGCCAAAACATTCTCACTGACAGACTTCTGTTTGGATTGAACTCTGACGCTAAACTGAGAAAACCTAACATACCAATCcgttaaaatatatataagcttttttaataatacaaatgtcAAGATTTCAATCTTCAGATTTCTTTCATGTATGTttccttccttttccttttaTAACCCTCCTAAAAATCACAAAGCCAAATTTTGTGtataaaaaccacaaacactcaTATTTACCAGTTTTCCCATGCGCCACGAAGGCAGCACAGGCACAAGAGCAAGGCAGAGGGGGCGTTTCTGGTGGAAACTGAGGAAGGGGGCGTGGTCGATGTATGCAAACGATCCACGCCCCCGAGCGCCTTTCCCCCGTGAGCGGTGACGTCACACGAGCGGCCCGTGTTGGTTCCAGCTgactggcagagagagagagagagagagagagagagagagtcgaaAATAGAgagaggtgtgagtgtgtgtgtgtgtgagagagagagggagagagagggaggaaaataaGAGCCATCAGTCTCATCTATCTGACTCTCATACTACtggatattattatttttgggggggtctctttatttctttcatcGCATTTTTTCGCTCATATTTAATCCAAAGTTGATTTccgtgtttttgtttttatttttgatccaCTCTGGAGACTTGTCGCTCCGTCTAATCCTCTTTCTGCACTCTTTGCTGTGGACCCACACGGATCCGCGTTTTCAGCTTTCAGGACTAAGATCCTCCACGACCGTGAGCCGCCGTTTCACCTCCACTCACTCACCGGGGAGAAGAGGGACTGGGGGGGTCCGGTCCTGCGCGTCCAGGATCCAAGAGGTGACAGCAACTCCCGAAGGCTGAGAGGATGATTTAATCTGCCATCATGCTGCCATTTTGGAGATAAATccccctttctttttctttttttgacatttctttcttcACTTCATGGGACGGGCGGAGCGGCGGGACCTCAGGTGGAGATCTTGAGCGCACCTTTCTGACGGCGCGCCTCTCAATTAGCGTCACTAATTGGATTATTTTGATCTTGAACTCAACAGTCTGCAGGTAGCTCctctccaccttctcctcctcctcctcctcccctaacccccccccctcctcctccttctccttctagaAGTTATGTCAAGGCCTCTCACTCAACTCCTACCGCCGGATCTCCCTGCCGGGGCAACAAGCCCCCAGTTCGGGGCCAGTAACCCGGCCGTAAGCGGCCCCCAAGGTGCACACCTGACCTCCATGACCAACCTGAAGTCCCTGCTCCAGCTGCCAATCAAGGCCGACCAGAGAGTGACCAAGGACTGCAGCGAGATGAAAGGTGAGTTTGTGCacgtgtgcctgtgtgtgtgtgtgtgtgtgtgtgtgtgtgtgaggaggagagagagagagagagaggggcccCTATAGGCGAGAAacttcttaaaggtacagtaccTCAGCCAACAAGTCgatgcagaaatgtttttttattcaacattgaaatgtacattttaactTGAGGAGACTTTACCTGCCATgttttcaaccaatcacaggAAGGATACCAAACACTGTGTTCACTATAATAAAGCAAATAAAGGAACCAGAGTCACCATAAAGGGCAGATTTGAGGaagtttgttgatgttttctgtttgggGTTTTCATTGCTGGACTCGTTGTCATGACATTTAATAAAAACCTCTTTCTGTATCAGAGGAGAATATAAAAGCTCCAGCTCGTGAGGCCTCTGCAGAAATAATCCAGACTGTAATCATGAGGGCATCACGGTCGATTCATCTGAACATATTCAGAGAGAATATTAACCTTTAACCTTCATGCTGAGACattttaataaagaaataaacaccAGAGGAAGTGATGGTGACGATCTTCATCAgatgctgcaaaacaaacatcCCTACAGACTCAATATCACGGGAGGAGGACTgcaggagggagtgtgtgtgtgtgtgtgtgtgtgtgtgtgtgtgtgtgtgtgtgtgtgtgtgtgtgtgtgtgtgtgtgtgtgtacatgtgactGAGTGGGTAGGTGTGATTGTAAAAATACAGAGGCCCTGCTTTATCctaagcactcacacacacacacttctacacacactgctctgtgtTCGCTGGAAATGTTTAACGATTCAACATGGAGGAAGAAGACTGAAGACAGGTtttagttagtgtttgtttctctgctgtgtttaaataaaggttagtGAGTGGGTTTgaattgtctctctctctctctcctcgctgtGTGCATGTCAAACCTCCCAGTCAGCTGctgtcacgcacacacacacaaactggttTTGTTGTGCTTGTGTGGACACTTGGCTTCACTTCCTTGAGCCcttacttcaaaaaaaaaaaatctagagcatcttttttttgtcgttATGCCAAAAAAAATGATCCTCATGAGGCGTAAGCGTCCTCATAAGAACACTCGAGTCCTCACAAGTGTAGATAAAACAGAACacagagatagagggagaaaaaacaacaaagttccTCCCGCAGTTTGGCGACCCCTGCTGGCCTCTCGGTGTAACTgcacctcctgctcctctgcacgaggaggagaaagtgatgGTGAGCGTTGATGACAGGCTCCCCGTGCAGAAAGAAAAGCCGCTCACTGTCAGCGCCGTGCGACAGGTGATGCATTCAGGGGtctgaaaaagacacaaaggtTTCCCGTGTGgggtgttttatttatttgctgttttttggcTTCTTCTCTTTCCACAATGCGCAGTCGATTATCActcctcctgcttttttttctcccctggCGAGCTTTGTTTGACGCCTTCACAAACacccactcctctctctctctctctctctccccgtctgtCGTTCGTCCCTGAGTTTTTCCTCTCGCTCGCTCCTGTCTTGCTCTCTTTCCCTCGGCCCCTCTGCTGATTTGCATTTTTCTCAGGCTTTGTTACAGTCTGCAGTCTCATCTCTGTGGCTCTTCTCCTCCTGTGCatgctctcttcttcttcccctctcATCTCTTCATTCTGCTGCAACGACAAAGGGATACccgctcttattttgaaaggccTCTGTCACTCCTGCTTCCTTTCCTTTGGGGTCCTGCAGAATGGGGTCTTGGTGATAGGGTTCATCCTTTGACACGGGGAAATCAAAGCAGCCACATCCAGTgaatctgcagtttaaagcacgCCGCGTCGCTCTGACGGATCACATCGTACCTCACGTTAACCGTTTCCTTCAAACAGTCTGAAAGGTCAAAGTTAGGCGCCAAAACGACCACAAGCCCACACCTGACCCCCCTGCTAAGAGTCTTTTTTGGGGTCTCGTCAAACCCAACCGACTTCTCACAAAGATCTTCTATATCCGTTAAATCTGCACGCGAGTGTCACGAAGACGAGGTCATGAGGTCATGGAGGAGACGTTTATAAATGGCGTGCAGAAATTATTGAGTTAACACGTCTGTGACAAATTACAGAATCTCTGATTTGAAATGTTCAGAGTTGTTTTTGTGAAATCTTGACTCATAAATGTCGCATTCTCACCGACAATTTCCACAAACTCTGTGCACCACAGCgccgttcgctgccactctagtccaGGCCCCTGTTTCTACAGCGGGCGCCGCGGTGCATCTCTGGAGCGCCACTACGCTTTCCCTGTTTCTCGCTGTAAGGGCGGAGTCTAAAATTcgggctgtttgtgttcacacatgccgCTCCTGCTGCAAATATCAGGacgttttgtgcatgtgtgaaaaccgTCCATGTCACGTCTAACCTCCTGAGAGAGCCCGACCTCCGACCTCCCTCCAACAGGGACAACCTCCTGCTGAGAGCCACTCAGGTTCTTGACTCTGACACGTGGGGCACTCTGCGGAGGTTCTGAAGGCTCCACGTGCCCCCAGACCTCCAGATGTTTGAGACGGTCGCTGATCGTGTTCCCGATGTCTCGGCGctcttttttagttttgattCCGTCTCTGGAGTCGTGTCATGAGTAATTTAAAAGAAGCTGTCaggacgatgatgatgatgatgctagCAAAGAGATTAAAAGGGACATGATGGCCGTGACTCTCTGCTCGCtcgccccctccctccctctcttgtctATCCCTTCTCTGCTGTAATCTCTCGTGTCTTTATGTTCTTTAAtccttttacatttaaatttccGGCCGTCGTTCAGTCGAGCTCGGTCTCTCTTTTTATTACTCTCGCTGTTGCCGTGTCATCCCCGCCCAGTCAAACATTCtcttttattactttttcattGGCTTTCATTATTCAGTCCGCACTGTGGAGGCGGGGCTTCAGTAAGAATAATATTATCAAAGGATCAGGCTGCTAAACAATCACTTCTTTCCACTCAGCGCTGCAAATTACtttcacttcctggttttacttttcatttgttttgtttgtgccgATGGTTTATTGATGCCTGGAGTCCGTATCTATCTTTCCATCAGCCGCGTTCTCCCTCTCTGCGAGGTCGCAGTGCAGGGTCGGACAAGTCAGCGTTATTTTTAGatgcctttttttaatgattgcaACTAAGTGCTTCACAGAAAGGAAAAGGACAAAAGCAGCAGAtgggaacacaaacaaacaacgctgcgccccccccccccccccgagcggTTTGTTGGTCGTTGTTAAAGATTATAATAAAACGGACGCTTCTACAGATTCTTCAGACACGTGCAAGAATCTCTTAACAGATCTGGAGGCCTGAAacgctgttttcattttcattttttcgtTTCTGATCTGAaacgatggcggtcgccatattggaaaaacCGTCTCAAAATAACTGTCAGCCAATCTAGTAGCAgtcaaagaggtggagctgaggcgggctcAACTGCAACCGGCTGTCTGCTAACTACTCGCCCCTAATTATGCTAATTTATGCAAATATCTTCacctaaatcaaatcaaaacgatGCTTCATGAAGAAATGAACGCCTGCACGGTGTGagccaataaaaacatgagctatagagacaaaaactgtcttttgaatcaggatgtaaacatgtttatctaTGCTGTTAGAAAGATCATTTTAATATGGAACTAATGGGGGTTCTTTGGTTTaaggagccagcctcaagtggacactcggggtactgcagtttttttttttgcacttcagatttggcttcatttttcaacactgtttCCTTAATTAAAAATCAGTCCTGAGCTCCAGATGATGACGTCTCTTGGTGCCGATGTGAGTGATGAGGTCCTGCATGTGGGTGTTTTTTGGGGGATCAAACTTGGGTGCATCTGACCCCCAAGCACGATATCTCTGTGCTGAAATATTCCTGGTTATACATTTAGTCTCAGAGCTTGGATGTTTCCACAAGTGCTCCAAATACTGATGATGTTTCAGGAGCTGGAAAAATGTTGCAGCATGGACTTCAAGTCATTAAAGTTCATCCAAACATCAATAAATCTTATTCACATTAGTTTGATTACAGTAAACAAACGATGAGATCATCAGCCTCTCTGTTGGTAGCTTCATGTTTTTGGATCAGCCTTTCTCACAAACAGGGAAATAGAGACGTTTATTGACCCCCCTCACCTCCTGGAGAATCTAACAGGTCCCCCCCTCTTTATATTCTCCCAGACAAAGACAAGCCCGCAGACTCTGACGAGGACTCTGCGAGTGTTAACCCCGGACCCGGTGGGCCGGGCGGAGCCCCCGGCTCTCTACGTTCGAGCTCCCAGTCGGCCTTCCTGGGCCCCCTGCTGTGGGAGAGGACCCTGCCGTGTGACGGGGGTCTGTTCCAGCTGCAGTACATGGACCTGGAGGAGTTCCTGACGGAGAACGGGATGGGGATGCACAGTAACGGACCGAGCTCCACCAGCGCCCAGATCCCCTCCCAGGTAAGACCGACGCACACTTCACTTCAATCTGCAGGACCAATCGTTGGTGTGAGCCTGACTCAGAAGAATGTTTTCAGTTGGTGTCCAATCGGGATCAATCGTTGATGAAGCAATATTTTCTTTAAGTGACTTATAAAGTGAGAAGCTAACGTAAACAATACCAGAAAGATCGCTCTTGAACACGTGTCCAAGCCTTTTCTTCTGCTTGGAACTCTGGAATAAAAAACATGGCTGCATGTCCAAAACAAGTCAAAGTTTGTTTACTTCATCTTTGTCCTGAACGTTGTCTGAACTCATATTTTGCGATGTCATTTTTGGGGTCCATAGCTTAGCTTCGTTACTAGTTGCTAACTTAATTGGACGGATGGATCAGATGAAACAGTCTCCTTCAGATTCTGTGATAGTAGAGGTTTGTTTGACCCTGAATCCTCTAAAGATCAAGAATATAAAGtgagtgataaataaaaaaaatgaaaaacctcgCTACGTGTCAGTTTTCTAGCTAGCTAGCACTACAGCTTAAACTGGCCCCATAGCGGCGTTGACcacataataataaatatatgtcTGACTTTTGTGAAATGATAGTCGGCTTTGGGGCGTCTGTGGCCTAGTGGTTCAGTCGCTCCCGTGTTCTGAGGTTGAAGTCGGCCAATCAGGCGGCAGGagttcacactctctctccccccaacTTCCTGCTCTATCCACATAGCAAAGACTTAAACGCCAGAAATGAAATCTTAGAAAACGACTTTATAATCGATTCTCATTTCGGCGAGTTATGAATATTTAAGACCTCCTGCCGTCAATATGAGCCGCAGTTACCGTCTCCAAGATGGCAGCTGCGTTGACCTTCTGCTCCTGTGAACTTGTCGTCATTTTAGTAGCCATGTTGATTAGACAGAATCTGAGTTTGATTTTGCACAAGTAGAAAAATCTATGAACCAGAACGAGAAGCTCTAAAACTTGTACgagagtttgtgtttgattcCCGTTTCCTGttctcccagagctcccagtcGGCTGTCCCCAACCAGAGCTCCCAGTGCCCGCCGAGCTCTCCTTCACcctgctcttcttcctcctcctcctcctccatgtcctcttcatcctcctcatcctcgcTGCTCGGACTGGAGACCGTCCAGCCGCAACCACCGCCGCAGCCACCTCAGCCACAGCAGCAAGGCATGATGGGAGGACCGGAGTGTCTACACGGTGAGTTAACGGGGATTTCAGTCTGGGAGACCTCAGGGTGCTGTCTTTGGATTTGAGTCTTTTGAGTCCGGTTTTATTCAAGTTTGATCCATTCCAGTTCTGCTTTTAGATTCTTTTACGTCGATCCTAATTTGGCGTTTGGATTCCCAAGGTCATGAACGAGATGTAGAATCAGCTGCAGATTAAATTTCAGGAAATCGAGAGTAAtgtgacaaactgcaggatccGATTCTGAGAAATCTCGCTggtacattgtgtgtgttttttcctttttaaatccGTTGTTTGCCTGCACGGACACAAACGAGACGAGAGGCCGAGAGGCCGAGAGGCCGAGAGGCGAGCTGTGGCGAGaatcaaatcagaaaacactgtggggaaataagagagagaggaaagagctGCAGCGAGAATAGAGAGCTGCTGAAGAGGAGTGAATACCACTGGATACTGCTGCAaggctcagagtgtgtgtgtgtgtgtgtgtgtgttactgtgtgtgtgtgtgtgtgtgtgtgtgtgtgtgtgtgtgtgtgtgtgtgtgtgtttctgtgtgtgtgtgtgtgtgtgtgtgtgtgtgtgtgtgtgtgcgcatgctTTCACGTCGTCGCTGAACTTGGAACATGCACACGAGAGTGTCctctttatttccacatttgCATGAAACTGCTCtaatgtgaacatgtgtgtgtgtgtgtgtgtgtgtgtgtgtgtgtgtgtgtgtgtgtgtgtgtgtgtgtgtgtgtgtctctttattcTGAATTATGAACACGTGACTGGATTGAGCGTGATGCATCCAGCCAGAAACCCCCTCAGGTCGCTGTAGAGCTGAAGTGTtactacagagagacagagagagagagagagagagacagagacagagagagagagagagagagagagagagagaNNNNNNNNNNNNNNNNNNNNNNNNNNNNNNNNNNNNNNNNNNNNNNNNNNNNNNNNNNNNNNNNNNNNNNNNNNNNNNNNNNNNNNNNNNNNNNNNNNNNNNNNNNNNNNNNNNNNNNNNNNNNNNNNNNNNNNNNNNNNNNNNNNNNNNNNNNNNNNNNNNNNNNNNNNNNNNNNNNNNNNNNNNNNNNNNNNNNNNNNTGTAGTAGTTATTTTTAATCCGTGGCTCGGCGCCTGGAGctacaaggaaaaaaaaaaaagaaagagagtctCACAAACGCTGAGCAGCTCAGACTTCAGCTGGACGACTGCTCGAGCTCACACTTAGAATATTCCAGGTTTGTGAAACGTGAAAACGAGCCGGTTGTGAGCGGACGTCGAGAGCAGCTGCAGGTTAAAAAACATCAAGAggtcgtttttattttttttattctcgctGTCACTCAAGTTACCAACAGCATCCCAGAATAACTTGAAGTGATTTGCACACTGAAGCACCTCACTCCTCACTCTTTATTATTCTGATGTTTCTGCACAGGAAGTCGCCCGTGCATGAAATccgtctttaaataaatatgaataaataaataaatatgacgaGTTCTCCTGATCAAACATCTTTATCATCTTTATGATTTTATTCCATACAGCAAAGGGTTAAACAGAAAACCAGCTCTCTGCCTCTTGTTAATCCTGCAGGATGTGAACCTGCTGCCCTCAGAGAGGCTGCAGCTCAACGCTGCCACCTGGTGGTGGAGCGGTGTCACTGCAGCTTCACTTTCAAACAGCAGGaagcagatttgtttttgaagcgttttaataaaaatatcaacgacacgttttaaaaaaagatgaatttaaattcctcctcctcttcctcctccgtcAGGATCTGAACTGACAGATAATCCTCTTCATGGTCGACCTCACAGAGCCTCATTGTTGGCTCTCTGCTCGGAGGCCGGAGCATGACGGAGACACGTGACCTCGCAGACGGCGGCCTGTCGATGAGGTCGACCCGTACTGACGCCACATGTAGGCGGGTCCTTTCAAAAAAACGCCAAGTTCTGAAAAACATCTtcgtccgtgtgtgtgtgtgtgtgtgtgtgtgtgtctgtgtctgtgtgtgtgtgtgtgtgtgtctgtgtgtgtctgtgtctgtgtgtgtgtgtgtgtgtgtgtgtgtgtgtctgtgtctgtgtgtgtgtgtgtgtgtgtgtgtgtgtgtgtgtgtgtgtgtctgtgtgtgtgtgtgtgtgtgtgtgtgtgtgtgtgtgtctgtgtgtgtgtgtgtgtgtgtgtgtctgtgtgtgtgtgtgtgtgtgtctgtgtgtgtctgtgtgtgtgtgtgtctgtgtctgtgtctgtgtgtgtgtgtgtgtgtgtgtgtgtgtctgtgtctgtgcgtgtgtgtgtgtgtgtgtgtctgtgtctgtgtgtgtgtgtgtgtgtgtctgtgtctgtgtgtgtctgtgtgtgtgtgtgtctgtgtgtgtgtgtgtctgtgtgtgtgtgtgtgtgtgtgtgtctgtgtgtgtgtgtgtgtgtgtgtctgtgtgtgtgtgtgtgtgtgtctgtgtgtgtgtgtgtgtgtgtgtctgtgtgtgtctgtgtgtgtgtgtgtgtgtgtgtctgtgtgtgtgtgtgtgtgtgtgtgtgtgtgtgtgtgtctctgtgtgtgtgtctgtgtgtctgtgtgtgtctgtgtgtgtgtgtgtgtgtgtgtctctgtgtgtgtgtctgtgtgtgtgtgtgtgtgtctgtgtgtgtgtgtgtgtgtgtgtgtgtgtgtgtgtgtgtgtgtgtgtgtctgtgtgtgtgtgtgtgtgtgtgtctgtgtgtgtgtgtgtgtgtgtgtgtgtgtctctgtgtgtgtgtctgtgtgtgtctctgtgtgtgtctgtgtgtgtgtgtgtgtgtgtgtgtctgtgtgtgtgtgtgtgtgtgtgtctgtgtgtgtgtgtgtgtgtgtgtgtgtgtctctgtgtgtgtgtctgtgtgtctgtgtgtgtgtgtgtctgtgtgtgtgtgtgtgtgtgtgtgtgtgtgtgtgtgtgtgtgtgtgtgtctctgtgtgtgtgtctgtgtgtctgtgtgtgtgtgtgtgtgtgtgtgtgtgtgtgtgtgtgtgtgtgtgtctgtgtgtgtgtgtgtgtgtgtgtgtctgtgtgtgtctgtgtgtgtgtgtgtgtgtgtgtgtgtgtgtgtgtgtgtgtaaaaagtccagttagcatcgttagcactAGCGCTACTTTTGGTCACTAATCTCATGAAAACTAAAGAGAGCGTcgaatgatgatgtcacacagagGAGAAGTTTGTCCACGGGAGACAAGTCAGAActtcaaacacatcaacaggTCGTGGTCAtggtcgtggtcgtggtcgtggtcgtggtcgtggtcgtggtcatgggtcgtggtcgtggtcgtggtcATGGTCATGGTCATGGTCGTGGTCATGGGTCGTGGTCGTGGTCATGGTCAtggtcgtggtcgtggtcgtggtcatgggtcgtggtcgtggtcgtggtcATGGTCATGGTCGTGGTCATGGGTCgtggtcgtggtcgtggtcatgggtcgtggtcgtggtcgtg is part of the Labrus mixtus chromosome 16, fLabMix1.1, whole genome shotgun sequence genome and encodes:
- the dbpa gene encoding D site albumin promoter binding protein a isoform X2 — its product is MSRPLTQLLPPDLPAGATSPQFGASNPAVSGPQGAHLTSMTNLKSLLQLPIKADQRVTKDCSEMKDKDKPADSDEDSASVNPGPGGPGGAPGSLRSSSQSAFLGPLLWERTLPCDGGLFQLQYMDLEEFLTENGMGMHSNGPSSTSAQIPSQSSQSAVPNQSSQCPPSSPSPCSSSSSSSSMSSSSSSSSLLGLETVQPQPPPQPPQPQQQGMMGGPECLHGGQAVPQDPSPSSTCPPGPPGPPAGANGSSDVMVNFDPDPADLALSSVPGQEAFDPRRHRFSDEELKPQPMIKKARKMLVPNEQKDEKYWCRRVKNNEAAKRSRDARRLKENQISVRAAFLERENATLRQEVADMRKELGRCRNIINKYESRHGDL
- the dbpa gene encoding D site albumin promoter binding protein a isoform X1, which codes for MSRPLTQLLPPDLPAGATSPQFGASNPAVSGPQGAHLTSMTNLKSLLQLPIKADQRVTKDCSEMKDKDKPADSDEDSASVNPGPGGPGGAPGSLRSSSQSAFLGPLLWERTLPCDGGLFQLQYMDLEEFLTENGMGMHSNGPSSTSAQIPSQSSQSAVPNQSSQCPPSSPSPCSSSSSSSSMSSSSSSSSLLGLETVQPQPPPQPPQPQQQGMMGGPECLHGGQAVPQDPSPSSTCPPGPPGPPAGANGSSDVMVNFDPDPADLALSSVPGQEAFDPRRHRFSDEELKPQPMIKKARKMLVPNEQKKDEKYWCRRVKNNEAAKRSRDARRLKENQISVRAAFLERENATLRQEVADMRKELGRCRNIINKYESRHGDL